One part of the Humulus lupulus chromosome 9, drHumLupu1.1, whole genome shotgun sequence genome encodes these proteins:
- the LOC133800488 gene encoding dynamin-related protein 4C-like, with translation MESYSDTKSSLSYADHCESSVGVDQNYESPRTPLVAPIVASYNDQIRPLLDAVDKLRTLAVMEEGIQLPTIVVVGDQSSGKSSVLESLARISLPRGQGICTRVPLVVRLQNHTEPEPELYLEYKGRVVQTDEQHLAGAISVATDVIAGNGKGISKTPLTLVVKKKGVPDLTMVDLPGITRVPVQGQPENIYDQIKDIIMEYIEPEASIILNVLSATVDFPTCESIRMSQSVDKTGERTLAVVTKSDKSPEGLLEKVAADDVNIGLGYVCVRNRIGDESYMEARAEETRLFEYHPLLSKIDKSIVGVPVLAEKLMRIQARSIDRNLPDIDKKINDKLSKSLSEFRKLPKSISSTAEALTTFMRIIGSVKESLRKILLRGEFQEYPSEKNMHCTARLVEMLNCFSDELHESPESDPKRKFLMEEFECLEEAKEISLPNFLPRTAFLSILQSKVNGISTIPIAFVEKLWKYLEEVVVSVLMSHVEDYHQLQLSARRSGLNLIEKMKEKSMKWVMEVIEMEKLTDYTCNPEFVKDWNKFMCQKETFMAEVNNQSRFRMELEGFGWIEFENLRQFPHLLDQAFDLRMRIVAYWKVVLRRLVDSMALNMRLNLDNLVNKELEMEIVNELMDPHGSGIERLMEEAPSVAARRARLTATVNKLKECREILAKIKGRINTT, from the coding sequence ATGGAGAGCTACTCAGACACCAAATCATCTTTGAGCTATGCTGATCATTGCGAGAGCTCAGTCGGAGTTGATCAGAACTACGAAAGCCCTCGTACTCCTCTCGTGGCGCCGATCGTTGCATCTTACAACGACCAGATTCGTCCCCTTCTCGACGCAGTCGACAAGCTCCGAACCCTCGCGGTTATGGAGGAAGGAATCCAGCTTCCCACCATTGTCGTCGTCGGCGACCAGTCCTCCGGCAAGTCCTCCGTGCTCGAGTCTCTAGCCCGTATCAGTCTGCCTCGTGGCCAAGGAATCTGCACCAGAGTCCCACTCGTCGTCAGACTGCAGAACCACACCGAGCCAGAGCCAGAGCTTTATTTGGAGTACAAAGGAAGAGTGGTTCAGACCGACGAACAGCACCTCGCCGGAGCTATAAGCGTCGCCACCGACGTCATTGCGGGAAATGGTAAGGGAATATCTAAGACCCCTTTGACTCTGGTAGTGAAAAAGAAAGGGGTTCCGGATTTGACCATGGTCGATCTTCCTGGGATAACTAGAGTCCCTGTTCAAGGTCAGCCTGAGAATATCTATGATCAGATCAAAGATATTATAATGGAGTATATTGAGCCTGAAGCGAGTATTATACTCAATGTGCTGTCTGCAACGGTTGACTTTCCCACTTGTGAGTCAATACGAATGTCTCAGAGTGTTGACAAAACTGGGGAGAGGACTTTGGCTGTTGTGACCAAGTCTGATAAGTCTCCGGAAGGGCTTTTGGAGAAGGTGGCTGCTGATGATGTGAATATTGGGCTTGGTTATGTCTGTGTTAGGAACAGAATTGGTGATGAATCGTATATGGAAGCTCGAGCTGAGGAAACTAGGCTTTTCGAATATCATCCTCTGCTTTCAAAGATTGATAAGTCGATTGTGGGCGTACCTGTTTTGGCTGAGAAACTTATGAGGATTCAAGCTAGAAGTATCGACAGAAACTTGCCTGACATTGATAAAAAAATCAATGACAAGTTGAGTAAGAGTCTCTCTGAGTTTCGAAAGTTGCCCAAGTCAATTTCTTCCACTGCCGAGGCCTTGACCACTTTCATGAGGATCATAGGTTCTGTTAAGGAATCACTAAGGAAAATCCTTCTCAGAGGTGAGTTCCAGGAGTACCCAAGTGAGAAGAACATGCACTGTACTGCTCGGTTGGTTGAGATGCTCAATTGTTTCTCGGATGAGCTTCATGAAAGCCCGGAAAGTGATCCCAAGAGGAAGTTTTTGATGGAGGAGTTCGAGTGTTTGGAAGAAGCTAAAGAGATTTCTCTGCCTAATTTTCTTCCAAGGACAGCTTTTCTTTCCATTCTCCAGTCAAAGGTCAACGGAATATCAACCATTCCTATAGCTTTTGTTGAGAAACTATGGAAGTACTTAGAGGAGGTGGTGGTCTCAGTGTTGATGAGTCATGTTGAGGATTACCACCAGCTCCAGCTCTCGGCAAGAAGATCTGGACTAAACCTGATTGAGAAGATGAAAGAGAAGTCAATGAAGTGGGTTATGGAGGTCATAGAGATGGAAAAGCTCACTGACTACACTTGTAACCCTGAGTTTGTCAAGGACTGGAACAAGTTCATGTGCCAAAAGGAAACTTTCATGGCAGAAGTGAACAACCAGTCACGGTTTCGAATGGAGTTAGAAGGTTTTGGATGGATTGAGTTTGAGAATTTGAGGCAGTTTCCTCATCTTTTGGACCAAGCTTTTGACTTGAGGATGAGGATTGTGGCTTATTGGAAAGTGGTGTTGAGGAGGTTGGTTGACTCCATGGCCTTGAATATGAGGTTGAATCTTGATAACCTTGTGAACAAGGAGCTGGAAATGGAGATTGTGAATGAGTTGATGGATCCTCATGGGAGTGGGATTGAGAGGTTGATGGAGGAAGCTCCGAGTGTGGCTGCAAGGAGGGCAAGGCTGACTGCTACTGTTAACAAGTTGAAGGAATGTAGAGAGATTTTGGCTAAGATCAAAGGCAGAATTAATACAACTTGA